In Paenibacillus dendritiformis, the DNA window GGCGAAGGAATTCGTAGAGTTCATTGAACGCACTTGCCCGGTCGGCGACACGATCAACAACCCGGTGCGTCTCGTCCTGCAAGACATTATTGTCGAATAGACAAGTCCGAGCCTTCCTGCTTATGGGGCAGCCTTTCGCAGGAGGCTCCTTTTATTTCCATCACTTACACGCAACCTGTGTTTACCGGAGGGATTTGACATGAGCCATCTGCTGCTGCATGAACATTTTAAGGACGAGCGGCTCCACGCCAGCTTGAACTGGTTTTCGCCGCCCAGAGCGTGGTCGATCGACACGGGCTCATCCCGGTTGATCGTTCACACGAAGAAAGATACTGATTTTTGGCAAAAAACGCATTATGGCTTTCAAGCGGATAACGGTCATTTTCTCTATGCCGAAGCGGCAGGGAACTTGAGGCTGACGACCAAAGTTCATTCATTTCCTGTCCATCGCTATGACCAGGCCGGCGTGATGGTCCGATTTTCGCCCGATACATGGATGAAGTCGTCGGCAGAGTATATTCCCGACAGCCCGAATAAGCTCGGTGC includes these proteins:
- a CDS encoding DUF1349 domain-containing protein; protein product: MSHLLLHEHFKDERLHASLNWFSPPRAWSIDTGSSRLIVHTKKDTDFWQKTHYGFQADNGHFLYAEAAGNLRLTTKVHSFPVHRYDQAGVMVRFSPDTWMKSSAEYIPDSPNKLGAVVTNHGYSDWSTQEADEGNAPLYFRISRIGSDFYADYSRDGQAWRQIRMAHLFERTDQPVQAGIYACSPQGEGFEAQFEFLKIEALSDDRSQVYK